The following are encoded in a window of Flavobacterium sp. WC2421 genomic DNA:
- a CDS encoding alpha/beta hydrolase family protein produces MKQEGTYTGAEGKLAGYDIQYTPNQKRPLIVFCHGFNGFKDWGAFNLMADYFLQKGFQFVKLNFSHNGTSPAHPLDFVDLEAFGTNNFEKELEDIGSLLVHLKKESFADSIDFDKLFLIGHSKGGATALAYTLSHPEIVSCATLAAVLDPVARYGKKNDKLWKENGVKFVVNGRTKQKMPLYYQLVENTQKIKEKLDLRNLLKGDKRKFLFVHGVKDEAVPVTETNLVKNLPNCTVSIIEDTNHVFGASHPYTSINLPTDLQNALSQIAKFFESV; encoded by the coding sequence ATGAAACAGGAAGGGACATATACAGGCGCCGAAGGTAAATTAGCGGGCTACGATATTCAATATACACCAAACCAAAAGCGACCTCTGATTGTGTTTTGCCATGGATTCAATGGATTTAAAGATTGGGGCGCATTCAACTTGATGGCGGATTACTTTTTGCAAAAGGGATTTCAATTTGTAAAATTGAATTTTTCTCATAATGGAACATCTCCTGCTCATCCTTTGGATTTTGTGGATTTAGAAGCTTTTGGGACTAATAACTTCGAAAAAGAACTCGAAGATATTGGGTCTTTGTTAGTCCATCTAAAAAAGGAAAGTTTTGCAGATAGCATCGATTTTGATAAACTGTTTTTGATTGGTCATTCTAAAGGTGGAGCAACGGCTTTGGCTTATACTTTATCCCATCCTGAAATTGTTTCTTGTGCCACCTTAGCAGCAGTGCTCGACCCAGTAGCGCGCTATGGAAAGAAGAATGATAAGCTGTGGAAAGAAAACGGTGTAAAATTTGTCGTTAACGGAAGAACAAAACAAAAAATGCCACTGTATTATCAATTGGTTGAAAACACACAGAAAATAAAAGAGAAACTGGATCTCCGAAATTTGCTGAAAGGGGATAAGCGAAAATTTTTATTTGTCCATGGTGTAAAAGACGAAGCGGTTCCTGTAACAGAAACTAATTTGGTAAAAAACCTGCCCAATTGTACCGTCTCCATTATTGAAGATACCAATCATGTTTTTGGTGCTTCGCATCCATATACAAGTATCAATTTACCTACTGATTTACAAAATGCCCTGAGTCAAATCGCAAAATTCTTTGAATCAGTGTGA
- a CDS encoding T9SS type B sorting domain-containing protein, with translation MTIIHIKTFNTVALLLLFLSFQSIEAQIKLTNNIGTTLVKTDMYSCDRDESWSRVFTLSDFGIAANEQFMIKSLQVGLSKSDIGSTLQCIVYSLDEDFPNYSYSIYPTTILGRRGIAQSPLITGAPEIVEVNFDEPIIVPAGVKRIMVSVEKYKDIYNPATGAVYIAGTEKDTGESWYFGCDPNHGLAPTTDLTIPVPNANFYINVTGEVFNVKSSGSITRLSHNVCDDLVETDIYSCNSTYIYWARAFTLKDFGISNNEEFVIKSGQVGINKTGWLANVSFNIYKIDDSFPASFSEADLIGSSQSQALDPYIPRNSQIIQVDFDTPIVIPKDVERILVEVKKGIEYGDGVAFIAGSAQDNDVSWQRGCSSLSGAGDKYVSTADFGFPKANFYINVTGNVNHVTNNFEMNFSNICSEFLKEFSVDDQSKIASISWDFGDPASGINNTSIDLSPFHDFSTDGKYTITATVIGNDGTVEVLTEIIDAKEPPKAYGINNIHACEESNNLGFSTSFDTSLVTQQVLGGQIDKVVTFIDGKGTKYNTLPNPFTNTTKNRETITVRVSHKDNFCCYSETTFDLIVNPLPDLSEALNLIVCDNDTDGLATFNLQQLKNSIIGTATNIKVEFYHENGQQIQSPLNAISNLIANEESIKVKAINTDTNCYNESTFNLIVNPLPIANSLKEITGCDDNNDGISEYFDTSNIESTVLGNQTGMKVTYFDTNGNQLPSPLVNPFTNSKPNQETITVRVTNPQTNCYSETFLNLITSTKPTIIQPNTLYACDEGNGFSHFDTSTIESELIGNQPNLLISYLDENGNKLPSPLPIDYKNTVPWSQTITARIENQLNSLCFSETNFKFVVNELPQINLEKEYFLCDLEPSLKITTDLNFDSWEWSFQDNSIISNSFEANLVEAGKYTLRVSKISNGISCENSFSFNLIRSILPKITEIKIQDLSDKNFIEIITSTNGDFEYAIDGNNFQDSNTFHNISGGVYVVKVRDKQGCGVDEREAILVDYPKFFTPNNDGYNDYWSILGIEKFPNSITSIFDRYGKLLKRLQYSDMGWDGTFNGENLIASDYWFTVELGNGRNFKGHFSLKR, from the coding sequence ATGACAATAATTCACATAAAAACATTTAATACTGTAGCTTTACTTCTACTTTTTTTGTCTTTTCAATCTATTGAAGCCCAAATAAAATTAACTAATAATATTGGAACAACACTTGTTAAGACAGATATGTATTCTTGTGATAGAGATGAGAGTTGGTCACGAGTATTTACACTATCTGATTTTGGAATAGCGGCAAATGAGCAATTTATGATTAAATCATTACAAGTTGGACTAAGTAAATCTGATATTGGATCTACTTTACAATGTATTGTTTACAGTCTGGATGAAGATTTTCCCAATTATTCCTATTCTATTTATCCTACCACGATACTTGGAAGACGTGGTATTGCACAATCGCCATTAATTACTGGTGCTCCTGAAATTGTTGAAGTAAATTTTGATGAACCCATTATTGTTCCTGCCGGAGTTAAAAGAATTATGGTCTCAGTAGAAAAGTATAAAGACATTTATAATCCAGCTACAGGAGCTGTCTATATAGCTGGTACTGAAAAAGACACTGGCGAATCCTGGTATTTTGGATGTGATCCAAATCATGGTTTAGCACCAACTACTGATTTAACCATTCCCGTTCCAAATGCGAATTTTTACATCAATGTAACAGGAGAAGTTTTTAATGTTAAAAGTTCAGGTTCAATCACGAGGCTTTCTCATAACGTATGTGATGATCTAGTTGAAACTGATATCTATTCTTGTAACTCAACTTATATATATTGGGCACGGGCTTTTACTTTAAAAGATTTTGGTATATCGAATAATGAAGAATTCGTAATTAAATCAGGGCAAGTTGGAATTAATAAAACGGGCTGGCTAGCAAATGTTTCATTTAATATTTATAAAATAGATGATTCTTTCCCTGCTTCTTTTTCTGAAGCAGATTTGATAGGAAGTAGTCAATCTCAAGCCCTTGATCCTTACATACCGCGTAATTCTCAAATTATACAAGTAGATTTTGATACACCAATTGTTATTCCAAAAGATGTAGAACGGATTTTGGTTGAAGTTAAAAAAGGAATTGAATATGGAGATGGTGTAGCTTTTATTGCAGGATCTGCACAAGATAATGATGTATCATGGCAAAGAGGTTGTTCTTCTTTATCTGGAGCTGGAGATAAATATGTTTCTACTGCTGACTTCGGATTTCCAAAAGCTAACTTTTACATAAACGTCACTGGAAATGTAAATCATGTTACGAATAATTTTGAAATGAATTTCTCAAATATTTGCTCGGAATTTTTAAAGGAATTCAGTGTTGATGATCAGTCTAAAATTGCGTCAATTAGTTGGGATTTTGGAGATCCTGCTTCAGGAATTAATAATACCTCTATAGACTTATCTCCTTTTCATGATTTTTCCACTGATGGAAAATATACTATTACCGCGACAGTTATTGGTAATGACGGAACAGTGGAAGTTTTAACGGAAATAATTGATGCTAAAGAACCTCCAAAAGCATATGGAATTAATAATATACATGCCTGTGAGGAAAGCAATAACCTTGGATTTTCAACTTCTTTTGATACTTCGCTAGTTACGCAGCAAGTTTTAGGAGGACAAATTGATAAAGTTGTTACTTTCATAGATGGCAAAGGTACTAAATACAATACACTACCAAATCCATTTACAAACACCACTAAAAATAGAGAAACAATAACAGTAAGAGTATCTCATAAAGACAACTTTTGTTGCTACTCTGAAACCACTTTCGATTTAATTGTAAATCCATTACCAGATTTATCAGAAGCTTTAAACTTAATTGTGTGTGATAATGACACTGATGGTCTTGCTACATTTAATTTACAACAATTAAAGAATTCTATTATAGGAACTGCTACCAATATAAAAGTTGAATTTTATCATGAAAATGGTCAGCAAATACAATCTCCTTTAAATGCAATTAGTAATTTAATTGCTAATGAGGAATCCATAAAAGTAAAAGCAATTAATACCGATACGAATTGCTATAATGAATCTACCTTTAATTTAATTGTAAACCCATTACCAATAGCAAATTCATTAAAAGAAATAACTGGATGTGATGATAATAATGACGGCATTTCAGAATATTTTGATACTTCAAATATAGAATCAACTGTTTTAGGAAATCAAACTGGAATGAAAGTAACTTATTTTGATACTAATGGAAATCAACTTCCAAGTCCATTAGTAAATCCATTTACTAACAGTAAACCAAATCAAGAAACTATAACGGTAAGAGTCACAAATCCTCAAACAAATTGTTATTCAGAGACATTTTTAAATTTAATCACTTCAACTAAACCAACTATTATTCAACCTAATACTTTATACGCTTGCGATGAAGGTAACGGTTTTTCACATTTTGACACTTCAACAATTGAAAGTGAACTCATAGGAAATCAACCTAATTTACTTATATCCTATTTAGATGAAAATGGAAATAAATTACCAAGCCCATTACCTATAGATTATAAAAATACTGTTCCATGGTCTCAAACTATTACTGCTAGAATTGAGAATCAATTAAATTCATTATGCTTTTCAGAAACAAATTTTAAATTTGTTGTAAATGAGTTACCACAAATAAATTTAGAAAAAGAATATTTTTTATGTGATTTAGAACCGTCATTAAAGATAACAACTGATTTAAATTTCGATTCTTGGGAATGGAGTTTTCAAGATAACTCTATAATTTCTAATTCCTTTGAGGCTAATCTAGTAGAAGCTGGAAAATATACTTTACGAGTTTCTAAAATAAGTAATGGAATATCTTGTGAAAATTCATTTTCGTTTAATCTAATTCGTTCCATTTTACCAAAAATTACCGAAATTAAAATTCAAGATCTTTCAGATAAGAATTTTATCGAAATAATAACTTCTACAAATGGTGACTTTGAATATGCAATTGATGGAAATAATTTTCAAGACAGCAACACTTTTCATAACATATCAGGAGGAGTATATGTAGTAAAAGTTAGAGATAAACAAGGTTGTGGTGTTGATGAACGAGAAGCTATACTAGTAGATTATCCAAAATTTTTCACTCCAAACAATGATGGATATAATGATTATTGGAGTATATTAGGAATTGAAAAATTCCCTAATTCAATTACAAGTATTTTTGATCGATACGGAAAATTACTAAAGAGGCTACAATATAGTGATATGGGATGGGACGGCACTTTCAATGGAGAAAATTTGATTGCTTCAGATTATTGGTTTACAGTTGAATTGGGAAATGGCAGGAATTTTAAAGGCCATTTTTCACTAAAAAGATAA